From a single Desulfonauticus submarinus genomic region:
- a CDS encoding MucR family transcriptional regulator: MEEYVKQALEIVKAQASVRTMTEEEITSMVQRVAEGIKKVSEGTDTEVEQKPAVEPKKAIREKSIICLECGKSFKVLTKKHLASHGLTPQEYKEKWGYKKNVSLVCKSLARERRKKMESMKLWEKRKKN; the protein is encoded by the coding sequence ATGGAAGAATATGTAAAACAAGCTTTAGAAATTGTGAAAGCCCAAGCTTCTGTTAGAACCATGACAGAAGAAGAAATCACTTCTATGGTTCAAAGAGTGGCTGAAGGTATCAAAAAAGTAAGTGAAGGAACAGACACAGAGGTAGAGCAAAAACCTGCTGTAGAACCTAAAAAAGCAATTAGAGAAAAAAGTATCATTTGCTTAGAATGCGGTAAGAGCTTTAAAGTTTTAACAAAAAAACATTTAGCATCTCATGGATTAACTCCTCAAGAATACAAAGAAAAATGGGGATATAAAAAGAACGTTTCTTTAGTATGTAAAAGCTTAGCTAGAGAAAGACGTAAAAAAATGGAATCTATGAAATTGTGGGAAAAAAGAAAAAAGAATTAG
- the topA gene encoding type I DNA topoisomerase, with product MATHLIIVESPAKVKTIKKFLGKGYKIEASLGHIRDLPTKELGVTEGEEFLPTYVIIPGKEKVVNKLQKIAAKVGNIYLAPDPDREGEAIAWHIAEVIKQKNSNFLRIQFNEITKRAVLEALNNPRSLDEKLFNSQQARRILDRLVGYKISPLLWKKVQRGLSAGRVQSVALRLLVEREKERYSFQPQEYWVFKALLKKSEYELQADLVKISNKKAKITNEKQASELKDYLAKQQFILHKIEQKQQKRNPKPPFITSTLQQEANIRFNFSASRTMSIAQRLYEGVDLGEKGTIALITYMRTDSVRIAPEAQKLAREWIKKTLGSKYCPPKAKKYKTKSTAQDAHEAIRPVDPTLTPEEIRAYLPADQFKLYKLIWERFIASQMTSATILATIFHIQAGKTLWQTKGEQIAFPGFLKIYSPGKIKENLLPNLTEGTNFNLEKLDIKQKFTQPPARYSEATLVKKMEELGIGRPSTYATIISTLLARKYALLEEKQLIPTELGMSVCDLLIQHFPKLLDVNFTAKMEEELDKIAIGEKDWQEVLREFAKEFYPTLEAAQKEMRSLKNGEQTEIKCSKCGNPMLVKFGKNGPFLACSNYPKCKNTSNFKRTENGEIVLIKPEEQPPKIVGKCPKCGNPVVEKKARTGARFLACSNYPKCNYTASYSTKVPCPEQGCDGELVERSTKKGKIFYACSNYPKCKFAVWNYPVAQKCPKCGFSILVKKESKARGEYLACPVKGCRYWEKIE from the coding sequence ATGGCAACACATTTAATTATTGTAGAATCCCCAGCAAAAGTAAAAACCATTAAAAAATTCCTTGGCAAAGGTTATAAAATTGAAGCATCCTTAGGACATATCAGAGATTTACCTACCAAAGAATTAGGAGTGACAGAAGGTGAAGAATTTTTACCTACCTATGTCATTATCCCTGGCAAAGAAAAGGTCGTTAATAAGCTCCAAAAAATAGCAGCTAAAGTGGGAAATATTTATTTAGCCCCTGATCCAGATAGAGAAGGTGAAGCTATTGCCTGGCATATTGCTGAAGTTATTAAACAAAAAAACTCTAACTTTTTACGTATCCAATTTAATGAAATAACCAAAAGAGCTGTTTTAGAAGCTTTAAATAACCCTAGATCATTAGATGAAAAATTATTCAATTCTCAACAAGCAAGACGCATTTTAGATCGTTTAGTAGGATATAAAATTTCACCTTTACTTTGGAAAAAAGTCCAACGAGGTCTTTCTGCTGGTAGAGTTCAATCTGTGGCTTTACGTTTATTAGTAGAAAGAGAAAAAGAACGTTATAGTTTTCAACCACAAGAATATTGGGTATTTAAGGCTTTACTAAAAAAAAGTGAATATGAATTACAAGCAGACCTCGTCAAAATAAGTAATAAAAAGGCTAAAATAACCAATGAAAAACAAGCATCTGAATTAAAAGATTATTTAGCAAAGCAGCAGTTTATATTACATAAAATAGAACAAAAACAACAAAAAAGAAACCCTAAACCACCTTTTATTACATCTACGCTTCAACAAGAGGCAAATATCCGATTTAACTTTTCTGCGTCTCGAACAATGAGCATTGCTCAACGTCTATACGAAGGAGTGGACCTAGGAGAAAAGGGAACCATTGCACTTATAACCTATATGCGTACAGACTCTGTGCGCATTGCTCCAGAAGCTCAAAAATTGGCTAGAGAATGGATAAAAAAGACCTTAGGCTCTAAGTATTGTCCTCCTAAGGCAAAAAAATATAAAACCAAATCTACTGCCCAAGATGCTCATGAAGCTATTCGACCTGTAGACCCAACTCTAACTCCTGAAGAAATACGAGCTTATCTCCCTGCAGATCAATTTAAACTCTATAAACTAATTTGGGAAAGATTCATTGCTTCACAAATGACATCAGCTACAATTTTAGCTACAATTTTTCATATCCAAGCAGGTAAAACATTATGGCAAACAAAAGGTGAGCAGATCGCATTTCCTGGTTTTTTAAAAATTTATTCTCCTGGTAAAATTAAAGAAAACCTTTTACCTAATCTTACAGAAGGTACAAACTTTAACTTAGAAAAATTGGATATAAAACAAAAATTTACCCAACCCCCGGCTAGGTACAGTGAAGCAACTCTAGTAAAAAAAATGGAAGAACTAGGAATAGGGCGTCCTTCTACTTATGCTACGATTATATCTACTCTTCTTGCTAGAAAATATGCATTATTAGAAGAAAAACAGCTTATTCCCACAGAACTTGGAATGTCTGTATGCGATCTTCTTATACAACATTTTCCTAAACTATTAGATGTCAATTTTACAGCAAAAATGGAAGAAGAACTGGATAAAATCGCTATAGGAGAAAAGGACTGGCAAGAAGTATTAAGGGAATTTGCCAAAGAATTTTATCCAACGTTAGAAGCAGCTCAAAAAGAAATGCGCTCCTTAAAAAATGGAGAACAAACTGAAATTAAATGCAGTAAATGTGGGAATCCTATGCTAGTCAAGTTTGGGAAAAATGGCCCATTTCTAGCCTGTTCTAATTATCCTAAATGTAAAAACACTTCTAATTTTAAACGCACTGAAAATGGAGAAATCGTTCTAATAAAACCAGAAGAACAACCTCCTAAAATTGTAGGTAAATGTCCAAAATGTGGTAACCCTGTAGTAGAAAAAAAAGCAAGAACAGGGGCTAGATTTTTAGCCTGTTCTAATTATCCTAAATGTAACTATACTGCCAGTTATTCCACTAAAGTACCTTGTCCAGAACAAGGTTGTGATGGAGAGTTAGTAGAAAGAAGTACTAAAAAAGGAAAAATCTTTTATGCTTGTTCTAATTATCCTAAATGTAAGTTTGCTGTTTGGAACTATCCTGTAGCCCAAAAATGCCCTAAATGTGGATTCTCCATCTTGGTAAAAAAGGAAAGTAAAGCTAGAGGAGAATATCTGGCCTGTCCTGTAAAAGGATGTAGATATTGGGAAAAAATTGAATAA
- a CDS encoding transposase, protein MLLKEYERLVYSPKKAANFIAKLCWPNYQRFCPSCKSRKFKKLSSQKRKCLRCNTIFTDFTARYFNIVRIKPDDWLRIVKLFEMETRPDEIAHQLGLSYNTIRKALTSIRLAILANSLDGSSLIKHFNLYSFPSKKKARIQNPPVFGLIEQEKHVFIDFLPDLDLESFVHLKLNFKLPSKKIGQIIYTAPVRQYLSLLVYDHKITTTYNLKHQGRYIALDGNKNFWPFAKRRLHSFRTTSELNFLLYFKELEFRYNYKQKDFFLRLLKYLASFIEKQ, encoded by the coding sequence ATGCTATTAAAAGAATATGAACGATTAGTCTATTCCCCAAAAAAAGCTGCAAACTTTATTGCTAAACTTTGTTGGCCCAATTACCAACGTTTTTGTCCAAGTTGCAAAAGCAGAAAATTTAAAAAACTTTCTTCTCAAAAAAGAAAGTGCCTACGTTGTAATACCATTTTTACAGATTTTACTGCTCGTTATTTTAATATAGTCAGAATTAAGCCAGATGACTGGTTAAGAATAGTAAAGCTTTTTGAGATGGAAACAAGGCCTGATGAAATAGCTCATCAACTGGGCCTGAGTTATAATACTATACGAAAAGCCCTAACTTCTATTAGACTAGCTATCTTAGCCAATTCTTTAGATGGATCTTCTCTTATCAAGCATTTTAATCTATATTCCTTTCCCTCTAAAAAGAAAGCTAGAATTCAAAATCCACCAGTATTTGGCTTAATAGAACAAGAAAAACACGTATTCATAGATTTTTTGCCAGACTTAGATTTAGAAAGTTTTGTTCACCTAAAATTAAATTTTAAACTTCCAAGTAAAAAAATTGGTCAAATAATCTATACTGCACCTGTAAGACAATATTTAAGCTTATTAGTTTATGATCATAAAATTACAACTACATATAATTTAAAGCATCAAGGGCGATATATTGCCTTAGATGGTAATAAAAATTTCTGGCCTTTTGCTAAAAGACGTTTACATAGTTTCAGAACGACCAGTGAACTAAACTTTCTTCTTTACTTCAAGGAATTAGAGTTTAGATATAATTACAAACAAAAAGACTTCTTTCTCAGACTACTAAAATACCTAGCATCCTTTATAGAGAAACAATAA
- the lon gene encoding endopeptidase La, with protein sequence MNKDSLLYFAPDEEILPVMSLREVVMFPKAIIPLFVGRKQSVKAIEAALNDFDKRIFLVTQKNPEVEEPSLDDIYEVGCVARVLQMFKLPDGTRKVLFEGIYRAKIDKQSFSKEEFYKSRVFSFPDSDYDEKKAETFIRLVQEALEEFSKLNPKMAKESLLTLANIKDPSFLADGILPHLSNVKFQEKQQVLEIADPLVRLEKVYGYLMGEIEIIALEQKIKERVKKQMEQNQREYYLSEQLKAIHKEMGRDVDPKAELDKLETRVKEKNMPEEAKERAFEEIKKLRITPTNSAEYTVSYNYIDWILSLPWNEIKEINIDLKEAAKILDNDHYGLEKPKERILEYLAVQNLVDKIRGPILCLVGPPGVGKTSLAKSVARAMKREFVRLSLGGVRDEAEIRGHRRTYVGALPGKIIQSLKKVKYNNPVFCLDEVDKMSTDFRGDPSAALLEVLDPEQNYAFNDHYLDLDYDLSNVFFITTANSLHTIPLPLQDRMEIIKLPGYLETEKKKIAKYFLLPKQLKMHGLDKKQIKFSDGAIEKVIREYTREAGVRNLEREIASICRKVAKKIVEDKIEQVQITKVNLSSYLGVPKVRHSEKEEEPLVGVTNGLAWTEMGGEILLVEVTIMPGTGKLEITGKLGEVMQESAKAAFSYVRSRSEVFGLKPDFYKEIDVHIHVPEGATPKDGPSAGITLATSLVSALLNIPVRNDLAMTGEITLRGRVLPIGGLREKLLAAKRSAIEKVIIPLDNVRDLDEVPEEILKGLKLIKVKHMDEVLPEALLGVNKDSIFCGQHNHISLTQKLLKAEFRSSAQQ encoded by the coding sequence ATGAATAAGGATAGCCTTTTGTATTTTGCTCCAGATGAAGAGATATTGCCTGTGATGTCCCTTAGAGAAGTGGTAATGTTTCCTAAAGCGATAATACCACTTTTTGTGGGACGTAAGCAGTCAGTTAAAGCGATAGAAGCTGCTTTGAACGATTTTGATAAAAGAATTTTTTTGGTGACTCAAAAAAATCCAGAGGTTGAAGAGCCAAGTTTAGATGATATTTATGAGGTTGGATGTGTAGCCAGAGTGCTGCAAATGTTTAAATTGCCAGATGGAACTCGTAAGGTTCTTTTTGAAGGTATTTATAGAGCTAAAATAGATAAACAAAGTTTTTCAAAAGAAGAATTTTATAAATCTAGAGTATTTAGTTTTCCAGATAGTGATTATGATGAAAAAAAAGCTGAGACTTTTATTCGATTAGTGCAAGAAGCTTTGGAAGAGTTTTCTAAGTTAAATCCAAAAATGGCTAAGGAATCTTTGTTAACATTAGCTAATATAAAGGACCCTTCTTTTTTGGCTGATGGAATATTACCCCATTTAAGTAATGTTAAATTCCAAGAAAAACAACAAGTTTTAGAAATAGCTGATCCTTTAGTACGTTTAGAAAAGGTTTATGGGTATTTAATGGGGGAAATAGAGATTATAGCTTTGGAGCAAAAAATAAAAGAACGAGTTAAAAAACAAATGGAGCAAAATCAGAGAGAGTATTATCTTTCTGAGCAGCTAAAGGCTATCCATAAAGAGATGGGAAGAGATGTTGATCCCAAGGCAGAGCTGGATAAACTAGAGACAAGAGTAAAAGAAAAAAATATGCCAGAAGAGGCAAAAGAAAGAGCTTTTGAAGAGATTAAGAAATTACGTATTACGCCTACAAATTCAGCTGAATATACCGTTAGCTATAATTATATAGATTGGATTTTGTCTTTACCTTGGAATGAGATTAAAGAAATAAATATAGATTTAAAAGAAGCCGCTAAAATTTTAGATAATGATCATTATGGATTAGAGAAACCAAAAGAAAGAATTTTAGAGTATTTAGCAGTGCAAAATTTAGTGGATAAAATTAGAGGACCTATTTTGTGTTTAGTAGGTCCTCCTGGAGTGGGAAAAACTTCTTTAGCTAAATCTGTTGCAAGGGCCATGAAAAGGGAGTTCGTGCGTCTTTCTTTAGGGGGAGTTAGAGATGAGGCAGAGATTAGAGGTCATAGGCGTACTTATGTAGGGGCCTTACCAGGTAAGATCATTCAAAGTTTAAAAAAAGTAAAATATAATAATCCTGTTTTTTGTTTGGATGAAGTTGATAAAATGAGTACAGATTTTAGAGGAGATCCTTCTGCTGCTTTGCTTGAGGTGCTAGATCCAGAACAAAATTACGCCTTTAATGACCATTATTTGGATTTAGATTATGATTTATCTAATGTTTTTTTTATAACTACTGCTAACAGCCTTCATACTATTCCTCTTCCTTTGCAAGATAGAATGGAAATAATAAAACTGCCTGGTTATCTTGAGACAGAAAAGAAAAAGATAGCAAAATATTTTTTATTGCCAAAACAGTTGAAGATGCATGGACTAGATAAAAAACAAATAAAATTTTCTGATGGAGCTATAGAAAAAGTTATTAGAGAATATACAAGAGAAGCTGGGGTTAGAAACTTGGAAAGGGAAATTGCTTCTATTTGTAGAAAGGTTGCTAAAAAAATTGTAGAAGATAAAATAGAGCAAGTTCAGATTACTAAAGTTAATTTATCTTCTTATCTTGGAGTACCTAAAGTACGCCATAGTGAAAAAGAAGAAGAGCCTTTAGTTGGTGTAACAAATGGTTTGGCTTGGACAGAAATGGGAGGGGAGATATTGTTGGTTGAAGTTACTATTATGCCTGGTACTGGAAAATTAGAGATTACTGGCAAGCTTGGAGAGGTGATGCAAGAAAGTGCCAAGGCCGCATTTAGTTATGTCCGATCTCGTTCAGAGGTGTTTGGTTTAAAACCAGATTTTTATAAAGAAATAGATGTGCATATTCATGTGCCAGAAGGAGCAACTCCAAAGGATGGTCCATCTGCAGGAATAACTTTAGCCACTAGTTTGGTTTCTGCATTGCTTAATATTCCTGTCCGAAATGATCTTGCTATGACAGGAGAGATTACTTTAAGGGGAAGAGTACTTCCGATTGGAGGATTAAGAGAAAAATTGTTGGCTGCTAAGCGCTCCGCAATTGAAAAGGTTATTATTCCTTTAGATAATGTAAGGGATTTAGATGAAGTGCCAGAAGAAATTTTAAAAGGCCTTAAACTTATAAAAGTTAAACATATGGATGAAGTTTTGCCAGAAGCCTTGTTAGGCGTAAATAAAGATTCTATTTTTTGTGGACAACATAATCATATTTCTTTGACTCAAAAGCTGTTGAAAGCAGAATTTAGATCTTCTGCTCAACAATAA
- the clpX gene encoding ATP-dependent Clp protease ATP-binding subunit ClpX, with the protein MGKKPSTYLKDIKCSFCGKNQDEVDRLIAGPNVYICNECVALCEEIISQEEEPTQVAQEELLPPAEIKKALDAYVIGQEQAKKVLSVAVYNHYKRIYYKDFKVTKDDVELDKSNILLIGPTGSGKTLLAKTLAKILRVPFAIADATTLTEAGYVGEDVENILVQLVQNADYDLEAASKGIIYIDEIDKIGRKGDNPSITRDVSGEGVQQALLKIIEGTVANIPPKGGRKHPQQEFLKIDTSNILFIMGGAFIGLEKIVQQRIAGSALGFGAKIVRKEYDANELLSQVVPEDLIHFGLIPEFIGRIPVITALRELTEEDLVRILIEPRNSLTKQYQKLFELDNVKLRFTRNALKAIAKRAHANKTGARGLRSVMESIMLDIMYKLPSMQRVKECLVNKAVVENNLEPIVIYDQESKSA; encoded by the coding sequence ATGGGTAAGAAACCTTCCACTTATTTAAAAGATATAAAGTGTTCTTTTTGTGGAAAGAATCAAGATGAAGTGGATAGATTGATTGCAGGACCAAATGTTTATATTTGTAATGAGTGTGTAGCATTGTGTGAGGAAATTATTTCCCAAGAAGAAGAACCTACTCAGGTAGCACAAGAAGAATTACTTCCACCAGCAGAAATAAAAAAAGCTTTAGATGCCTATGTTATAGGACAGGAGCAGGCAAAAAAAGTATTGTCAGTAGCTGTGTATAACCATTATAAAAGAATTTATTATAAAGATTTTAAAGTAACTAAAGATGATGTAGAACTAGATAAATCCAATATTTTGTTAATTGGGCCAACAGGCTCTGGCAAAACTTTATTGGCCAAAACATTAGCTAAAATATTAAGAGTGCCATTTGCTATAGCAGATGCTACTACTCTTACTGAGGCTGGATATGTTGGAGAAGATGTAGAAAATATTTTAGTTCAATTAGTTCAAAATGCTGATTATGATCTTGAAGCTGCTTCAAAAGGAATTATTTATATAGATGAGATAGATAAAATAGGACGTAAAGGAGATAATCCTTCTATTACCAGAGATGTTTCTGGAGAAGGGGTGCAACAAGCACTTTTAAAAATTATAGAAGGAACTGTTGCTAATATCCCCCCCAAGGGTGGTCGTAAACATCCTCAGCAAGAATTTTTAAAAATAGATACTTCTAATATTCTGTTTATTATGGGAGGAGCTTTTATTGGATTGGAAAAAATTGTTCAACAGAGAATTGCTGGCAGTGCTTTGGGGTTTGGCGCAAAGATTGTACGAAAAGAATATGACGCCAATGAGCTTTTATCTCAAGTAGTTCCAGAAGACTTAATTCATTTTGGTTTAATCCCAGAATTTATAGGTAGGATACCAGTGATAACAGCTTTAAGAGAGCTTACAGAAGAGGATTTAGTTAGAATCTTAATAGAGCCTCGTAACTCTCTTACTAAACAATATCAGAAGTTGTTTGAATTAGATAATGTAAAATTAAGATTTACAAGGAATGCGCTTAAGGCAATAGCTAAAAGAGCTCATGCTAATAAAACTGGTGCTAGAGGACTTCGTAGTGTAATGGAAAGTATTATGTTAGATATTATGTATAAGTTACCCTCTATGCAAAGAGTAAAAGAATGCTTAGTTAATAAAGCTGTAGTAGAGAATAATTTAGAACCAATTGTAATATATGACCAAGAAAGTAAAAGTGCTTAA
- the clpP gene encoding ATP-dependent Clp endopeptidase proteolytic subunit ClpP — translation MSYSIPMVIETTGRGERAYDIFSRLLRDRIILLGTPIDDHVANLICAELLFLESDNPEKEINFYINSPGGSVTAGLAIYDTMQYISAPVATVCIGQAASMAALLLAAGEKGMRYALPHSRILIHQPMGGFQGQATDIDIQAKEIIRLKSILNEILSKHTGKDIKKVEKDTERDYFMGAKEALSYGIIDKVLTSREDIK, via the coding sequence ATGTCTTATTCCATTCCGATGGTTATAGAAACCACTGGAAGAGGCGAGAGAGCTTATGATATTTTTTCTAGATTATTACGCGACAGAATTATTTTATTAGGAACACCTATTGATGATCATGTCGCTAATCTTATTTGTGCAGAGTTATTGTTTTTAGAATCTGATAATCCTGAAAAAGAAATTAACTTTTATATTAATTCCCCAGGAGGTTCTGTTACCGCTGGCTTGGCTATTTATGATACTATGCAATATATTTCTGCACCTGTGGCCACTGTTTGTATCGGACAAGCAGCTAGTATGGCTGCATTGCTTTTAGCTGCTGGAGAAAAAGGGATGCGTTATGCTTTGCCTCATAGTAGAATACTTATTCACCAACCTATGGGGGGATTTCAAGGACAAGCTACTGATATTGATATCCAAGCTAAAGAGATTATCCGCTTAAAGAGTATTTTAAATGAAATTTTGTCTAAACATACGGGTAAAGATATTAAAAAGGTAGAAAAAGACACTGAAAGAGATTATTTTATGGGAGCTAAAGAAGCTTTATCCTATGGGATTATAGATAAAGTTTTAACGTCACGAGAAGATATAAAATAA